The following proteins are co-located in the Oceanimonas sp. GK1 genome:
- the rnt gene encoding ribonuclease T, translating to MSATQLHERFRGYYPVVIDVETGGFNARTDALLEIAAITLKMDKNGWLSPDQTFHFHVTPFEGANLEPAALEFTGIDPWSALRGAVTEREALEQIFKGVRKGIKANHCQRAVIVAHNASFDHGFVMAAAERAELKRNPFHPFATFDTASLAGLALGQTVLAKACRAAGMSFDNKEAHSALYDTRKTAELFCTIVNRWKLLGGWPPAPADTPDFGEPEPQ from the coding sequence ATGTCAGCCACTCAGCTACACGAGCGTTTTCGAGGCTACTACCCAGTGGTGATCGACGTGGAAACCGGCGGCTTCAATGCCCGCACCGACGCCCTGCTGGAAATTGCCGCCATTACCCTGAAAATGGACAAGAATGGCTGGCTGAGCCCGGATCAGACCTTCCATTTTCATGTTACCCCTTTCGAGGGCGCCAATCTGGAGCCGGCGGCGCTGGAGTTCACCGGCATCGATCCCTGGAGCGCCCTGCGTGGCGCCGTCACCGAACGGGAAGCGCTGGAGCAGATTTTCAAGGGCGTGCGCAAAGGCATCAAGGCCAACCACTGCCAGCGGGCGGTGATCGTGGCCCATAACGCCTCTTTTGATCACGGTTTTGTGATGGCGGCGGCGGAGCGCGCCGAGCTCAAACGCAACCCCTTTCATCCCTTTGCCACCTTTGATACTGCCAGCCTGGCCGGCCTGGCCCTGGGGCAGACGGTGCTGGCCAAGGCCTGCCGCGCCGCCGGCATGAGCTTTGACAACAAGGAAGCCCACAGCGCCCTGTACGACACCCGCAAAACCGCCGAGTTGTTTTGCACCATCGTCAATCGCTGGAAACTGCTGGGCGGCTGGCCCCCCGCCCCCGCCGATACGCCGGATTTCGGTGAGCCCGAGCCACAATGA
- a CDS encoding cupin domain-containing protein, whose product MDFSQPVSLSYQPDRWQPSPAAGVWRYPLEREAAECGHVTSLVRFEPGAVFPEHEHPLGEEFWVLEGTFSDENGDYEAGCYVRHPPGSRHRAFSRDGCVIFVKLNQFAPGDDAFKVVREEQGLWLTGEHGFRRLALHRYDGVNTSLLAFAEGGRFPACCYRAGLELLVLEGELSDGTERFGPLSWLRLPPMTVPGLQASGHCRLWVRTGHLAGARPVEHAI is encoded by the coding sequence ATGGACTTCTCTCAACCTGTATCCCTTTCTTACCAGCCCGACCGCTGGCAGCCATCGCCGGCCGCCGGGGTGTGGCGTTATCCGCTGGAGCGGGAAGCGGCCGAATGCGGCCATGTCACCAGCCTGGTCCGTTTTGAGCCGGGCGCGGTGTTTCCCGAGCATGAACACCCCCTGGGGGAGGAATTCTGGGTGCTGGAAGGCACCTTCTCCGATGAAAACGGCGATTATGAGGCGGGGTGTTACGTCCGCCATCCGCCGGGCAGCCGGCACCGGGCCTTCAGCCGTGACGGTTGCGTGATTTTCGTCAAGCTTAACCAGTTCGCGCCCGGCGACGATGCATTCAAGGTGGTGCGGGAAGAGCAGGGGCTCTGGCTGACCGGTGAGCACGGTTTTCGCCGGCTGGCGCTGCACCGTTATGACGGGGTCAACACCAGTTTGCTGGCCTTTGCCGAGGGGGGACGTTTTCCTGCCTGCTGTTACCGGGCCGGGTTGGAGCTGCTGGTGCTGGAAGGAGAGTTGAGTGATGGCACCGAGCGGTTTGGTCCGCTCAGCTGGTTGCGGCTGCCGCCGATGACGGTGCCAGGTCTGCAGGCCAGTGGTCACTGCCGGTTGTGGGTGCGTACCGGCCATCTGGCAGGCGCACGACCGGTGGAGCACGCCATCTAA